One part of the Amaranthus tricolor cultivar Red isolate AtriRed21 chromosome 16, ASM2621246v1, whole genome shotgun sequence genome encodes these proteins:
- the LOC130802320 gene encoding cell number regulator 9-like isoform X2, with amino-acid sequence MKEGEYQTPTGEFTTGLCDCCTDCSGCCLTFCCPCVSFGRMAEILDQGSVSCCTAGTFYLILATFVGFHWLYTCTYRAKMKALFGFPKSTCDDCCAHFFCHCCALAQEYRELKHRGYHPSLGWKGNMEKQRPTSTVPPQEPGGMIR; translated from the exons ATGAAGGAAGGGGAATATCAAACACCTACTGGTGAATTTACTACTGGCCTTTGTGATTGTTGCACTGATTGTTCAGGCT GTTGCCTTACATTTTGTTGCCCCTGCGTTTCCTTTGGCCGGATGGCAGAAATCCTCGATCAAGGCTCAGTAT CATGTTGTACAGCTGgaacattttatttaatacttgcaacatttgttGGGTTCCACTGGTTATACACATGCACATACCGCGCAAAGATGAAGGCCTTATTTGGGTTTCCAAAGAGCACTTGCGATGATTGTTGCGCCCATTTCTTTTGTCATTGTTGTGCCTTGGCTCAAGAGTACCGTGAGCTTAAGCACCGTGGCTACCACCCTTCTCTTG GATGGAAAGGTAACATGGAGAAACAAAGGCCTACATCAACTGTGCCTCCTCAAGAGCCTGGTGGCATGATTCGATAG
- the LOC130802320 gene encoding cell number regulator 9-like isoform X1 encodes MKEGEYQTPTGEFTTGLCDCCTDCSGCCLTFCCPCVSFGRMAEILDQGSVSCCTAGTFYLILATFVGFHWLYTCTYRAKMKALFGFPKSTCDDCCAHFFCHCCALAQEYRELKHRGYHPSLGNYYSILQIYIYLSPYILPPFYSTCTISVWHTHK; translated from the exons ATGAAGGAAGGGGAATATCAAACACCTACTGGTGAATTTACTACTGGCCTTTGTGATTGTTGCACTGATTGTTCAGGCT GTTGCCTTACATTTTGTTGCCCCTGCGTTTCCTTTGGCCGGATGGCAGAAATCCTCGATCAAGGCTCAGTAT CATGTTGTACAGCTGgaacattttatttaatacttgcaacatttgttGGGTTCCACTGGTTATACACATGCACATACCGCGCAAAGATGAAGGCCTTATTTGGGTTTCCAAAGAGCACTTGCGATGATTGTTGCGCCCATTTCTTTTGTCATTGTTGTGCCTTGGCTCAAGAGTACCGTGAGCTTAAGCACCGTGGCTACCACCCTTCTCTTGGTAACTACTACTCTATCCTCCAAATATACATCTATCTCTCTCCATACATACTACCTCCGTTCTATAGTACTTGCACTATTTCAGTTTGGCATACGCATAAATAA